One window of the Terriglobales bacterium genome contains the following:
- a CDS encoding sialidase family protein: MTALGRALSKLLVFSLFACLLLATSYAQELPTAPESSVSALTPEPGYFTEPGVAINPKHPEQVVAVFQDNAHAAYSTDGGNHWQLATGVESTRYRVSGDVSVVFDTRGHAIISYMAFDKLGTYNYWGHNSSRNGLYLRRSLDGGKTWEANDIAVIAHDSTEQNPPWEDKPYIVSDTTQSKYAGNLYIGWTRWTLQDSEILLTRSTDGGETWSKPIEIDTHRGLPRDDNGALEGFDGVVAPDGTLYVVWNDGNDMMLAISHNGGQSFDKPRKIVQTAPIMFKVQDVARANGFPQIALAPKAGKHGRLYVTWSDYRNGDVDVFCATSDDEGRSWSAPVRVNDDAQHDGADQYFQWLSVDPATSDAYVIFYDRRNSKNNEQQTVTLARSSDGGRSFKNYAWTTEPFRAYEAFMGDYTGIAALNGRVYGVWTEKPAPTATDPTARAAEARRPRNTLVKVGVADFSNAH; this comes from the coding sequence ATGACCGCTCTCGGACGTGCCCTGTCGAAGCTTCTTGTTTTCTCGTTGTTCGCTTGCCTGCTACTGGCGACTTCTTATGCTCAAGAACTTCCGACTGCGCCGGAATCATCCGTCTCAGCGCTGACCCCGGAACCGGGATATTTCACGGAGCCGGGCGTCGCGATCAATCCCAAACATCCTGAGCAGGTAGTCGCTGTCTTCCAGGACAACGCGCATGCCGCCTACTCCACTGACGGCGGCAATCATTGGCAACTCGCCACCGGCGTAGAGTCAACGCGCTACAGGGTTTCCGGAGACGTGTCGGTCGTGTTTGATACGCGCGGTCACGCCATCATCTCCTACATGGCTTTCGACAAGCTCGGCACCTACAACTATTGGGGACACAACTCCTCCCGCAATGGACTTTACCTGCGCAGATCGCTCGATGGCGGCAAGACCTGGGAAGCGAACGATATTGCCGTCATCGCGCACGACAGCACCGAGCAGAATCCTCCGTGGGAAGACAAGCCGTACATCGTCTCGGATACCACACAAAGCAAATACGCTGGAAATCTGTACATCGGCTGGACTCGTTGGACGCTGCAGGACTCGGAAATCCTATTGACGCGTTCCACTGACGGCGGCGAGACCTGGTCGAAGCCCATCGAGATCGACACGCATCGCGGGTTGCCGCGCGACGACAATGGCGCGCTTGAGGGTTTCGACGGTGTAGTAGCGCCGGATGGAACGCTGTACGTCGTATGGAACGACGGCAATGACATGATGCTTGCCATTTCCCATAATGGTGGTCAGAGCTTCGATAAGCCGCGAAAGATCGTCCAGACCGCGCCGATCATGTTCAAGGTTCAGGATGTGGCACGCGCAAATGGCTTTCCCCAAATCGCACTCGCGCCGAAGGCAGGAAAGCATGGTCGGCTGTACGTGACCTGGAGCGATTACCGCAATGGCGATGTCGACGTTTTCTGCGCAACCTCTGACGACGAAGGCCGATCCTGGTCCGCACCCGTGCGCGTGAACGATGACGCGCAACACGACGGCGCCGATCAGTATTTTCAGTGGCTCTCAGTTGATCCCGCGACGAGCGATGCATACGTCATTTTCTATGACCGCCGCAATTCCAAGAACAACGAGCAACAGACCGTGACCCTCGCACGATCCAGCGATGGAGGTCGTTCCTTCAAGAATTACGCGTGGACCACTGAGCCGTTCCGAGCCTACGAAGCCTTCATGGGCGACTACACGGGAATCGCGGCCCTCAACGGTCGCGTGTATGGAGTCTGGACGGAGAAGCCCGCACCCACGGCGACCGATCCGACCGCGCGCGCGGCGGAAGCCAGGCGTCCGCGCAACACTTTGGTCAAAGTTGGAGTGGCGGATTTCAGTAATGCGCACTGA